The proteins below are encoded in one region of Amorphus orientalis:
- the tolQ gene encoding protein TolQ — protein MESNVAVAGAELAAQAGDFSLLGLFWEAHIVVKLVMLGLISASVWCWAIIVDKWLAYRRTRRQMDRFEDAFWSGQSLEDLFRSLSSRTNTGLAAVFVAAMTEWKRSHEGNHPAIATLGQRLDRVMTMTISREGERLESRLAVLASVGSAGPFIGLFGTVWGIMTSFQAIAVSESTNLAVVAPGIAEALFATALGLLAAIPAVIFFNKLTGDVTKLISRMDGFADEFLAILSREIDERMEGERY, from the coding sequence ATGGAATCCAACGTCGCGGTTGCCGGAGCCGAGCTCGCAGCCCAGGCCGGTGACTTCTCGTTGCTCGGGCTGTTTTGGGAAGCCCACATCGTCGTCAAGCTCGTGATGCTGGGGCTGATCTCAGCCTCCGTCTGGTGCTGGGCGATCATCGTGGACAAGTGGCTCGCCTATCGCCGCACCCGCCGCCAGATGGACCGGTTCGAGGACGCGTTCTGGTCGGGCCAGTCGCTTGAGGACCTGTTCCGCTCCCTGTCGAGCCGGACCAACACCGGGCTCGCCGCCGTGTTCGTGGCGGCCATGACCGAATGGAAGCGCAGCCACGAGGGCAACCATCCGGCGATCGCCACCCTCGGCCAGCGCCTCGACCGGGTCATGACGATGACGATCTCGCGGGAGGGCGAGCGGCTGGAGAGCCGGCTGGCCGTCCTCGCCTCGGTCGGCTCCGCGGGCCCGTTCATCGGCCTGTTCGGCACGGTCTGGGGCATCATGACCTCGTTCCAGGCGATCGCCGTCTCCGAGAGCACCAACCTGGCCGTCGTCGCGCCGGGCATCGCGGAAGCGCTGTTCGCCACCGCCCTCGGCCTGCTCGCCGCGATTCCGGCCGTGATCTTCTTCAACAAGCTCACGGGTGACGTCACCAAGCTGATCTCGCGGATGGACGGCTTCGCCGACGAATTCCTTGCGATCCTGTCGCGGGAGATCGACGAGCGGATGGAAGGGGAGCGCTACTGA
- the pal gene encoding peptidoglycan-associated lipoprotein Pal, producing MVINSGLARLSRAVLVFLMVGFVAACAQKQEQLDGQATPGSAQDFVVNVGDRVYFPVNSSELSSTAQATLDKQAQWLQRYNRYTVTIEGHADERGTREYNLALGARRASAVRNYLVAQGVAPNRTKTISYGKERPVAVCDNESCWSQNRRSVTVLDNAGS from the coding sequence ATGGTCATCAACTCGGGTCTGGCGCGGCTGAGCCGCGCGGTGCTCGTCTTCCTCATGGTCGGCTTCGTCGCCGCCTGTGCCCAGAAGCAGGAGCAGCTCGACGGGCAGGCGACGCCGGGGTCCGCCCAGGACTTCGTCGTCAATGTCGGCGACCGTGTCTATTTCCCGGTCAACAGTTCCGAACTCTCGTCGACGGCCCAAGCGACCCTCGACAAGCAGGCCCAGTGGCTGCAGCGCTACAACCGCTACACCGTGACCATCGAGGGCCACGCCGACGAGCGCGGCACGCGGGAGTACAACCTGGCGCTCGGCGCCCGCCGCGCCAGCGCGGTCCGCAACTATCTTGTGGCCCAGGGTGTTGCGCCGAACCGCACCAAGACCATTTCCTACGGCAAGGAGCGCCCGGTTGCGGTCTGCGACAACGAATCCTGCTGGTCGCAGAACCGCCGCTCGGTCACCGTCCTCGACAACGCCGGCAGCTGA
- a CDS encoding YbgC/FadM family acyl-CoA thioesterase: MMTSWPDLDGRLDGRIHRLPIRIYYADTDFSGVVYHGTYVQFFERGRSDFLRLIGVHHRAMSEGAHGSPVAFAIRRMTLDFRAPARIDDVLEVATRLTGMSGARMTLLQTILLDEAVLVSAEVEAVLISPEGRPRRIPREVAALVGPYVQPAEISGPDPEN, translated from the coding sequence ATGATGACATCCTGGCCCGATCTCGACGGCCGGCTCGACGGCCGCATCCACCGGCTGCCGATCCGGATCTACTACGCCGACACCGATTTCTCCGGCGTCGTCTATCACGGCACCTACGTACAGTTCTTCGAGCGGGGCCGGTCCGACTTCCTGCGCCTGATCGGGGTTCACCACCGCGCCATGTCGGAAGGCGCCCACGGGTCGCCCGTGGCGTTCGCGATCCGGCGGATGACCCTCGACTTCAGGGCGCCGGCCCGGATCGACGACGTGCTGGAGGTGGCAACCCGCCTGACGGGCATGTCCGGCGCCCGGATGACCCTTCTCCAGACGATCCTGCTGGACGAGGCCGTGCTGGTCTCCGCCGAGGTCGAAGCCGTGCTGATTTCGCCGGAAGGCCGTCCGAGGCGGATCCCCCGGGAGGTCGCCGCCCTGGTCGGCCCCTATGTCCAGCCGGCGGAGATCTCCGGGCCGGACCCGGAAAATTAA
- the mutL gene encoding DNA mismatch repair endonuclease MutL: MVVRQLASEVINRIAAGEVVERPASVVKELVENAIDAGAGSIEIVTAAGGKTLIRVTDDGSGMGPEDLRLAVERHCTSKLDEDNLFAIDTLGFRGEALPSIGAVARLSLTSRTVDADTGWALSVEGGRVDEARPAALTAGTVVDVRDLFFATPARLKFLKSDRAEATAITDVVRRLALAHQHIRFVLTGSDRSRTDYPARTGEDGRAARIADVLGADFIDNALAIEAGREGVGLSGLVGRPTFNRANTQHQFLFVNGRPVRDKLLLGALKGAFSDVMARDRHPVAALFISIDPAEVDVNVHPAKADVRFRDPGLVRGLLVGAIKAELQRAGLSATTTSARAALAAFQREPDRAPAFADAGIGGAPRPADGWYRTQAAPAAGAPAYLRTGAAPVAGFAEEAQSGLAGFDAPSAETRAWARPDADAGLERPLGAARAQIHENYILAQTRDGLVIVDAHAAHERLVYERLKDERARSGVARQMLLVPEIIDLPAEDVARLSAAADDLAETGLVLEAFGPGAIAVREVPAVLADRLDIAGLVRDLVDDLAEWDTTSRLADKLDHLAATIACHGSVRTGRRLKPEEMDALLRDMEATPKAGQCNHGRPTFVELKLADIERLFSRR, encoded by the coding sequence ATGGTCGTTCGACAGCTTGCCAGCGAGGTCATCAACCGCATTGCCGCGGGCGAGGTCGTCGAGCGCCCGGCGAGCGTGGTGAAGGAGCTTGTCGAGAACGCCATCGACGCGGGTGCGGGAAGCATCGAGATCGTCACGGCCGCCGGCGGCAAGACCCTGATCCGGGTCACCGATGACGGCTCGGGCATGGGACCGGAGGATCTCCGCCTGGCGGTGGAGCGCCATTGCACCTCCAAGCTCGACGAGGACAACCTCTTCGCCATCGACACCCTCGGCTTCCGCGGCGAGGCGCTGCCCTCGATCGGGGCCGTGGCCCGTCTGTCGCTCACCAGCCGCACAGTCGACGCCGACACCGGCTGGGCGCTGTCGGTCGAAGGCGGCCGGGTGGACGAGGCCCGTCCCGCGGCGCTCACCGCCGGCACCGTGGTGGACGTCCGCGACCTGTTCTTCGCGACCCCGGCCCGGCTGAAATTCCTGAAGTCCGACCGTGCCGAGGCGACCGCCATCACCGACGTCGTCCGGCGCCTCGCGCTCGCCCATCAGCACATCCGCTTCGTGCTGACCGGTTCCGACCGCAGCCGCACCGACTATCCGGCAAGGACCGGAGAGGACGGACGGGCCGCGCGCATCGCCGACGTGCTGGGTGCGGACTTCATTGACAACGCGCTTGCGATCGAGGCGGGTCGGGAGGGTGTCGGACTGTCGGGTCTGGTCGGCCGGCCGACCTTCAACCGGGCCAACACCCAGCACCAGTTCCTGTTCGTCAACGGCCGTCCGGTCCGTGACAAGCTGCTTCTCGGAGCGCTGAAGGGGGCGTTTTCCGATGTGATGGCCCGCGACCGCCATCCGGTCGCCGCCCTGTTCATCTCGATTGATCCGGCCGAGGTGGACGTCAACGTGCATCCGGCCAAGGCCGACGTGCGCTTCCGCGATCCGGGGCTGGTGCGCGGGCTTCTGGTCGGCGCCATCAAGGCCGAGCTTCAGCGCGCCGGCCTGTCGGCGACCACCACCTCGGCCAGGGCCGCCCTTGCCGCCTTCCAGCGCGAACCGGACCGGGCGCCAGCCTTCGCCGATGCGGGCATCGGGGGCGCGCCGCGACCGGCCGACGGCTGGTACCGGACGCAGGCGGCTCCCGCCGCAGGCGCCCCGGCCTATCTGCGGACCGGCGCCGCTCCGGTTGCAGGCTTTGCCGAAGAGGCTCAGTCGGGCCTTGCCGGATTCGATGCGCCGTCCGCCGAGACACGGGCCTGGGCCCGTCCCGACGCCGACGCCGGCCTCGAACGGCCGCTGGGGGCCGCCCGCGCCCAGATCCACGAGAACTACATCCTCGCCCAGACCCGGGACGGGCTCGTGATCGTGGACGCCCACGCCGCCCACGAGCGACTGGTCTATGAGCGGCTGAAAGATGAGCGCGCCCGGTCGGGCGTCGCCCGCCAGATGCTGCTGGTGCCGGAGATCATCGATCTGCCGGCCGAGGACGTGGCGCGACTTTCTGCCGCAGCCGACGATCTGGCGGAGACCGGGCTGGTGCTGGAGGCGTTCGGGCCGGGCGCGATCGCAGTGCGGGAAGTGCCGGCGGTTCTGGCCGACCGGCTCGACATCGCCGGTCTCGTCCGCGATCTGGTGGACGATCTCGCCGAATGGGACACCACCTCCCGGCTCGCCGACAAGCTCGATCATCTGGCCGCGACGATCGCCTGCCACGGCTCGGTCCGGACCGGGCGGCGCCTGAAGCCGGAAGAGATGGACGCGCTCCTGCGCGACATGGAAGCGACGCCGAAGGCCGGCCAGTGCAACCACGGCCGGCCCACCTTCGTGGAGCTGAAACTCGCCGACATCGAGCGGCTGTTCTCGCGCAGATAG
- a CDS encoding TIGR01459 family HAD-type hydrolase: protein MSMKAARPDFPYGLAALAGEYDGLLVDVWGVIHNGVTAFEAASDALVRFRRETGGAVVLVTNAPRPYPPIEQQLAELGVPDEAFDAVVTSGDVTRDLLADLGPKALYHIGPERDLSLYDGLKARLVEPDKAQAISCTGLFDDTVETPEHYRDQLGAFATRGLPFISANPDIVVQRGDSRIFCAGSLAELYEELGGTVHQAGKPHPPIYRLALKRLAARLGREIPTERVLAIGDGLNTDIRGAVGQGLSALLITAGIHEAEFGPPGAPDPDRVGARLAAEGLAARAAMPRLAW from the coding sequence ATGTCCATGAAAGCTGCGCGACCCGATTTTCCTTATGGCCTCGCCGCCCTCGCGGGCGAGTATGACGGCCTCCTCGTCGACGTCTGGGGCGTCATCCACAACGGCGTGACCGCCTTCGAGGCGGCCAGCGACGCACTGGTGCGGTTCCGGCGCGAGACCGGCGGCGCGGTCGTCCTGGTCACCAACGCGCCGCGGCCCTATCCGCCGATCGAGCAGCAACTGGCCGAGCTGGGCGTGCCGGACGAGGCGTTCGATGCCGTCGTGACCTCCGGCGACGTCACCCGCGACCTTCTGGCCGACCTCGGGCCCAAGGCGCTCTATCACATCGGGCCGGAGCGCGATCTCTCGCTCTATGACGGGCTGAAGGCACGGCTGGTCGAACCGGACAAGGCGCAGGCGATCTCCTGCACCGGGCTGTTCGACGACACGGTCGAGACCCCCGAACACTACCGGGATCAGCTGGGTGCCTTCGCCACGCGCGGGCTGCCGTTCATCTCAGCCAACCCGGACATCGTCGTGCAGCGCGGGGACAGCCGCATCTTCTGCGCCGGCAGCCTTGCCGAACTCTACGAAGAACTCGGCGGCACGGTGCACCAGGCCGGCAAGCCGCACCCGCCGATCTATCGTCTCGCCCTGAAGCGCCTCGCCGCCCGCCTCGGCCGGGAGATCCCGACCGAGCGGGTTCTGGCCATCGGCGACGGCCTCAACACCGACATCCGCGGCGCGGTCGGCCAGGGCCTTTCGGCACTGCTGATCACCGCCGGCATCCACGAGGCGGAGTTCGGCCCGCCCGGCGCGCCGGATCCCGACAGGGTCGGGGCCCGGCTTGCGGCCGAGGGTCTGGCCGCGCGCGCGGCCATGCCGCGGCTGGCCTGGTAG
- a CDS encoding MaoC family dehydratase, with protein MTLMLQTLYFEDLSVGMRDSFDKEVMASDVVGFAEVSGDRNPIHLSEHFAAKTPFKTRIAHGLYTASLISALLGTRLPGPGAIYLSQSLNFRAPVKIGDTVTVSVEVTDLIPEKNRARLACECRVDDTIVLDGEALVKVPSRAEIDVA; from the coding sequence ATGACGTTGATGCTGCAGACGCTCTATTTCGAGGATCTGTCGGTGGGAATGCGGGATTCCTTCGACAAGGAGGTGATGGCCTCCGACGTGGTCGGCTTCGCGGAGGTCTCCGGCGACCGCAATCCGATCCATCTCTCGGAACACTTCGCCGCCAAGACCCCGTTCAAGACCCGCATCGCCCACGGTCTCTATACGGCCAGCCTGATCTCCGCCCTGCTCGGCACCCGGCTGCCCGGTCCCGGCGCGATCTACCTGTCCCAGAGCCTGAACTTCCGCGCGCCGGTGAAGATCGGCGACACGGTGACCGTGTCTGTCGAGGTGACCGACCTGATCCCGGAAAAGAACCGGGCCCGGCTCGCCTGCGAGTGCCGAGTGGACGACACCATCGTGCTCGACGGCGAGGCGCTGGTGAAGGTTCCAAGCCGCGCCGAGATCGATGTGGCTTGA
- a CDS encoding oxidoreductase has product MTAPDVLFTPLTLPCGQVLKNRLVKAAMSDSLGDGRGNPTDPQIRLYERWAEGGAAAALVGEVQASPRFAEKPGNLVLAPGSDPDRFRALARRGTARGCRLWLQLGHAGAMAYPPISAAKGPSALDLPGLSCGALSSQEIAALPARFAATAELAKALGFSGVEVHAAHGFLLSQFLSPLFNRRDDDYGGSLENRSRLMMEVIDAVRTAVGPDYPVIVKLNATDQLEGGLEEDEALDVVAALDSRAVDLIDISGGTYFPGAKSASDRAGGGPYFADFARRARTRTRHPLMATGGFKTMEDAVEAIESGAVDAVGLARAFVLEPDLAEKWRSGRTGPPAFPRFRSPPEGGVTAWYTMRITELAEDREGRDPPDLDRALALYEERDRARAAIWTAHFGPPA; this is encoded by the coding sequence ATGACCGCTCCCGACGTCCTGTTCACGCCGCTGACGCTTCCCTGCGGTCAGGTTCTCAAGAACCGGCTGGTGAAGGCCGCCATGTCGGACAGCCTCGGCGACGGGCGCGGCAATCCGACCGATCCCCAGATCCGCCTCTATGAGCGCTGGGCGGAGGGCGGTGCCGCCGCCGCGCTGGTCGGCGAGGTCCAGGCCAGTCCGCGATTTGCCGAAAAACCCGGCAATCTGGTGCTGGCCCCCGGCTCCGATCCCGACCGGTTCCGCGCGCTCGCCCGCCGGGGAACGGCCCGCGGGTGTCGGCTCTGGCTGCAGCTCGGCCACGCCGGCGCCATGGCCTATCCGCCGATCAGCGCCGCGAAGGGGCCGAGCGCCCTCGATCTGCCCGGTCTCAGCTGCGGTGCCCTTTCGTCCCAGGAGATCGCGGCACTCCCCGCCCGGTTCGCGGCGACGGCGGAGTTGGCGAAGGCGCTCGGGTTCTCCGGCGTGGAAGTCCATGCCGCCCACGGCTTCCTGCTCAGCCAGTTCCTGTCGCCCCTCTTCAACCGGCGGGACGACGACTACGGCGGCAGCCTGGAGAACCGGTCCCGGCTCATGATGGAGGTGATCGACGCGGTGCGCACAGCGGTCGGGCCGGACTATCCGGTGATCGTGAAGCTCAACGCCACCGATCAGCTCGAGGGCGGGCTGGAGGAGGACGAGGCGCTCGACGTGGTCGCCGCCCTCGACAGCCGGGCCGTCGACCTGATCGACATCAGCGGCGGCACTTATTTTCCCGGCGCGAAATCGGCGTCGGACCGGGCCGGCGGTGGCCCCTATTTCGCCGACTTCGCCCGCCGCGCCCGGACGCGGACCCGGCATCCGCTGATGGCCACCGGCGGCTTCAAGACGATGGAGGACGCGGTGGAGGCGATCGAGAGCGGCGCGGTCGATGCGGTCGGGCTGGCCCGGGCCTTCGTTCTGGAGCCGGACCTTGCCGAGAAGTGGCGGTCGGGGCGGACTGGCCCGCCCGCCTTTCCGCGCTTCCGATCGCCGCCGGAGGGCGGGGTGACCGCCTGGTACACCATGCGGATCACCGAACTGGCGGAGGACCGGGAAGGTCGCGACCCGCCGGACCTGGACCGGGCCCTTGCCCTCTATGAAGAGCGGGACCGGGCACGGGCCGCCATCTGGACGGCCCATTTCGGGCCGCCCGCTTAG
- a CDS encoding TonB C-terminal domain-containing protein, whose product MRVGLIVSLAAHGAILLWSVVAWPDAESFAARPIEALPVELVTIGEVTDISRGSPTAEVEPEPEPDRETVESEAEADQAGETETPSDSPAERENPSEAESAAPEPAAEPEAPDTEAAEAEAEAEPEPVPAPEQQAEAQAEPEPAPEQEQETEPQPTPTTNVVPRSKPNPPPQRSQPNQATASRSQESFDADRISSLLNKVEPSGGGTGQSQASAGIRSGGTDARMTMTELDALRSQIQQCWNPPIGARGADDLLVRVEMRLNPDGSVVGSPEVLNSSANPFFQAAADSARRAVLRCQPYNLPAEKYETWRQVRVTFDPRDLF is encoded by the coding sequence ATGCGTGTCGGCCTCATCGTCTCCTTGGCAGCGCACGGCGCCATCCTCCTGTGGAGTGTGGTGGCGTGGCCGGACGCGGAGTCGTTCGCGGCCCGCCCGATCGAGGCGCTGCCGGTCGAACTGGTGACGATCGGCGAGGTCACGGACATTTCCCGCGGCTCGCCCACGGCCGAAGTCGAGCCGGAACCGGAGCCCGACCGCGAGACCGTTGAGAGCGAGGCGGAAGCCGACCAGGCCGGCGAGACGGAGACCCCGTCCGACAGCCCGGCCGAGCGCGAGAACCCGTCTGAGGCGGAATCGGCGGCTCCCGAGCCCGCCGCCGAGCCGGAGGCGCCGGACACCGAGGCGGCCGAAGCAGAGGCAGAGGCCGAACCGGAGCCGGTTCCCGCGCCGGAGCAGCAGGCCGAGGCCCAGGCCGAGCCCGAACCCGCGCCCGAACAGGAGCAGGAGACGGAGCCGCAGCCGACGCCGACCACCAACGTGGTGCCGCGCTCGAAACCGAATCCGCCGCCCCAGCGTTCCCAGCCGAACCAGGCGACGGCGAGCCGGTCCCAGGAGAGCTTCGACGCGGACCGGATCTCGTCGCTTCTGAACAAGGTGGAGCCGTCAGGCGGCGGCACCGGACAGTCCCAGGCCTCGGCCGGCATCCGCTCCGGGGGAACCGATGCACGCATGACGATGACCGAGCTCGACGCGCTCCGCTCGCAGATCCAGCAGTGCTGGAACCCGCCGATCGGCGCGCGCGGCGCGGACGACCTTCTGGTCCGGGTCGAGATGCGGCTCAATCCGGACGGCAGCGTCGTGGGCTCGCCCGAGGTGCTGAACTCCAGCGCCAACCCCTTCTTCCAGGCCGCCGCCGACAGTGCGCGGCGCGCCGTCCTGCGGTGCCAGCCCTACAACCTGCCCGCAGAGAAGTACGAGACCTGGCGCCAAGTGCGCGTCACCTTCGATCCGAGAGATCTTTTCTGA
- the ybgF gene encoding tol-pal system protein YbgF, which translates to MRITSRRLLAAVVAAGMGFAPAGPALALSDGLVRPVQFGFGNNRQQADAQVRIGQLEEQLRRMNGQIEQLSHQLRQMQDQMQRMQEDTEYRLQQLEGGQPRRQNLEQPATGPAPQRDANAGDPATTGSTGSIGDGGPLDLSALARGDAIGSAIEQSAPSLSTSPSPSQDSRPSSAATETYEAAYDYILAGDYAGAEAAFRSFLQLYPNDPRAGDAQFWIGESLLQSGQHRQAAEAFLKSYTDHPDSDKAPDSLLKLGMALSGMGEGQAACSSFSELLSSYPSADPSLLDRARQERQRAGCA; encoded by the coding sequence ATGCGGATCACATCCAGACGCCTCCTCGCTGCCGTCGTCGCAGCCGGGATGGGATTTGCCCCGGCCGGACCGGCGCTCGCCCTGTCGGACGGTCTCGTCCGGCCGGTCCAGTTCGGGTTCGGCAACAACCGGCAGCAGGCCGACGCCCAGGTCAGGATCGGCCAGCTGGAGGAACAGCTGCGGCGGATGAACGGCCAAATCGAGCAGCTCTCGCATCAGTTGCGGCAGATGCAGGACCAGATGCAGCGCATGCAGGAGGACACCGAGTACCGCCTGCAGCAGTTGGAGGGCGGCCAGCCGCGCCGCCAGAACCTGGAACAGCCGGCGACCGGGCCCGCGCCCCAGCGCGATGCCAATGCCGGCGATCCGGCAACCACCGGGTCCACCGGCTCGATCGGTGACGGCGGTCCGCTCGACCTGTCTGCGCTTGCCCGGGGCGACGCGATCGGCAGCGCCATCGAGCAGTCGGCGCCGTCGCTGTCGACGTCTCCCTCCCCCTCGCAGGACAGCCGGCCGAGCTCGGCGGCGACCGAGACCTACGAGGCGGCCTACGACTACATCCTCGCCGGCGACTATGCCGGCGCCGAGGCGGCGTTCCGCTCCTTCCTGCAGCTTTATCCGAACGATCCGCGCGCTGGCGACGCCCAGTTCTGGATCGGGGAATCGCTGCTCCAGTCCGGCCAGCACCGGCAGGCCGCAGAAGCCTTCCTGAAGAGCTACACGGACCATCCCGACAGCGACAAGGCGCCCGACAGCCTCTTGAAGCTCGGCATGGCGCTGTCCGGCATGGGCGAGGGCCAGGCGGCCTGCTCGTCCTTCTCCGAGCTTCTGTCCAGCTATCCGAGCGCGGATCCGTCGCTTCTCGACCGGGCGCGCCAGGAGCGCCAGCGTGCCGGCTGCGCCTGA
- the tolB gene encoding Tol-Pal system beta propeller repeat protein TolB, with amino-acid sequence MPGWFRRLAALAVAVVGLSAPAQALVQIDITQGTIEPLPIALPTFGATGGEADLARQITEVITNDLKRSGLFKPLDQQAFIDQNINAASVPNFANWRAIDAQALVAGTLSREGDGRLKAEFRLWDVFAGEQMTGQQFYTQPDNWRRLAHIIADSIYERLTGEKGYFDTRVVFVSETGPKNDRTKRLAIMDQDGANVRYLTRGDGLVLTPRFSPSSQDITYMSYGDAGPRVYLLNIETGEREILGNFPGMTFAPRFSPDGRQVVMSLQQDGNANIYTMDLGSRRTTRLTNSPSIDTSPSYSPDGRQIVFESDRGGSQQLYVMGADGSGAKRISFGQGSYSTPVWSPRGDLIAFTKQHGGRFAIGVMKPDGSSERILTEGYHNEGPTWAPNGRVLMFFRETGGAQGGPSMWTVDVTGQNEMRVPTDTFASDPAWSPLLD; translated from the coding sequence ATGCCCGGCTGGTTCCGACGCCTCGCCGCGCTTGCAGTCGCCGTCGTCGGCTTGTCCGCGCCGGCGCAGGCGCTCGTGCAGATCGACATCACCCAGGGGACGATCGAGCCGCTGCCGATCGCGCTGCCGACCTTCGGGGCGACCGGCGGCGAGGCCGATCTGGCCCGTCAGATCACCGAAGTCATCACCAACGACCTGAAGCGCTCCGGCCTGTTCAAGCCGCTGGATCAGCAGGCCTTCATCGACCAGAACATCAACGCTGCGTCGGTGCCGAACTTCGCCAACTGGCGGGCGATCGACGCCCAGGCGCTGGTCGCGGGCACCCTGTCGCGGGAAGGCGACGGCCGCCTCAAGGCGGAGTTCCGGCTGTGGGACGTGTTCGCCGGCGAGCAGATGACCGGCCAGCAGTTCTATACCCAGCCGGACAACTGGCGCCGTCTCGCCCACATCATCGCCGATTCCATCTACGAGCGGCTGACCGGCGAGAAGGGCTATTTCGACACCCGCGTGGTGTTCGTCTCCGAGACCGGTCCGAAGAACGACCGCACCAAGCGGCTCGCCATCATGGACCAGGACGGCGCCAATGTGCGCTATCTCACCCGCGGCGACGGACTGGTGCTCACCCCGCGCTTCTCGCCGTCGAGCCAGGACATCACCTACATGTCCTACGGCGACGCTGGACCCCGGGTGTACCTGCTCAACATCGAGACCGGCGAGCGCGAGATCCTCGGCAACTTCCCGGGCATGACGTTCGCGCCGCGCTTCTCGCCCGATGGCCGCCAGGTGGTGATGAGCCTGCAGCAGGACGGCAACGCCAACATCTACACCATGGATCTCGGCTCGCGGCGCACGACGCGGCTGACCAACTCGCCCTCGATCGACACATCGCCGTCCTATTCCCCGGACGGCCGCCAGATCGTGTTCGAATCCGATCGCGGTGGGTCGCAGCAGCTCTATGTGATGGGGGCGGACGGGTCCGGCGCGAAGCGGATCTCGTTCGGCCAGGGCAGCTACTCCACCCCCGTGTGGTCGCCGCGCGGCGACCTGATCGCCTTCACCAAGCAGCATGGCGGCCGCTTCGCCATCGGCGTGATGAAGCCGGACGGCTCCAGCGAGCGCATCCTGACCGAGGGCTACCACAACGAGGGCCCGACCTGGGCGCCGAACGGCCGCGTGCTGATGTTCTTCCGGGAAACCGGCGGGGCCCAGGGCGGTCCGTCCATGTGGACCGTCGACGTCACCGGCCAGAACGAGATGCGCGTGCCGACCGACACGTTCGCCTCCGACCCGGCCTGGTCGCCGCTGCTGGACTGA
- the tolR gene encoding protein TolR, whose amino-acid sequence MGAQLSRPASGRSRRRAPRYQPMSEINVTPFVDVMLVLLIVFMVSAPLLTVGVPIDLPQSRANPMEGDTEPLTVSVTADGQVFLQDSEIALDDLVPRLTAIAANGYDERIYVRGDQDAGYGAIMRVMGRLNAAGFRRIGLVTEQEPQT is encoded by the coding sequence ATGGGTGCCCAGCTCTCCAGGCCGGCCTCCGGGCGCAGCCGCCGCCGGGCGCCGCGCTACCAGCCGATGAGCGAGATCAACGTGACGCCGTTCGTCGACGTCATGCTGGTGCTGCTTATCGTGTTCATGGTGTCGGCGCCGCTCCTGACGGTGGGCGTCCCCATCGATCTGCCGCAATCGCGTGCGAACCCGATGGAAGGTGACACCGAGCCGCTGACCGTCTCGGTGACGGCCGACGGCCAGGTGTTCCTCCAGGACAGCGAGATCGCGCTGGACGACCTGGTGCCGCGGCTCACCGCGATCGCGGCGAACGGTTACGACGAGCGGATCTACGTGCGCGGCGATCAGGACGCCGGATATGGCGCGATCATGCGCGTGATGGGGCGTCTGAATGCGGCCGGCTTCCGGCGCATCGGTCTCGTCACCGAGCAGGAACCACAGACCTAG